The Kordia sp. SMS9 DNA window GTATTGCTTTTGACACGTCTATTGAAGAAATATATCCAATTTTGATCAGTGGTGGAACCTTGTTTTTCTATGAAGAAAAAGCAGACTTCCATGAAATGTTTGCAAGTTGCGAAAACCATGGAATCACGTTGTTAAGTACCAATCCGTATGCGTTGCAATACTTAAATCAACAATATCAAGACTTTACACTCAATTTGCGTACATTGATCAGTGGAGGCGATGCCTTACAAATGGATCATATAGATACACTTCACGATAAAATTCCTATATACAATACGTATGGTCCCACAGAAAGTACCGTTTGTGCTACCTATTACAAAGTAACAGGAAATGAACATGTAATTCCGATTGGAAAACCTATCAAAAATAGACAAGTATATGTGTTAGATACCGAAACGGCGGAATTGCTTCCTATTGGTTTTATTGGCGAACTGTGCATTTCAGGAGCAGGATTGACAAAAGGATACTTAGGCAATGAAGCACTTTCCAAAGAAAAATTTATACCACATCCTTTCAAACAAGGAGAAAAACTATACCGAACTGGCGATTTGGCAAAGTGGCTTCCAGACGGAAATTTAGTCTTTGCAGGAAGAAAAGATACGCAAGTAAAACTCAGAGGTTACCGAATAGAGTTGGGAGAAATTGAAAATAATGCACAAGAACTCGAAGGAATTTCGCAACCTGTCGCTGCTGTACAACAAGTAAATAACGAAGCTGCCATTGTGTTGTATTGGTTGCATACTGAAAACAGTCCTTCCAAAGCGGAAATCAGAACTGCTTTATCAGCGAAATTACCAGCGTATATGATTCCATCGTATTATGTAGCCTTGGAGAAATTGCCAATCAATGTACATGGAAAAATAGACCGAAAACTATTGCCAAATTTTCAATTAGCCGATGGATTGATTGAAGCGGAATATGTAGCGCCTAGAAATAACACCGAAGAAAAATTAGTCAACATCTGGAAGCAGATATTAGGCGTAGAAAAAATAGGAGTGACCAATAGTTTCTTTGAACTTGGCGGACACAGTTTGTTAGCCATATCGCTTATCAATGAAGTAAATAAAGAATTTGAAGCTGTTTCGTTGCAAATAAAGAATCTTTTTGTGAGCAATACTATTGAAAGTATGGCACAGCTTATTACTGTTACTAGTGGAGAAGATATAACAGGTGATTTTGAAGAATTTGTGATCTAAAAAATAAATTAAAAAAAGACAAAGAACAAAACAATGATATACCAAAAACCGCAAATATTTATGTTGCATTTTGCAGGAGGAAACTCCTATTCATTTGTATTTTTGAAAGAGAAGATATCCAATGCTTTTGAAGTTCATGCATTAGAACTTCCTGGAAGAGGAAAACGCTTTAAAGAAGAATTAATCAAAAATAGTGAAGTAGCCATTGATGATTATGTACAACAGATACGAAGCAAAAGGAATAACAAACCCTTCATTATTTATGGACATAGTATGGGCGCTACATTAGGACTATTTGTCGCTAAAAAACTAGAAAGACTCTTAGACATTCCTAGCGCATTGGTCGTTACAGGAAATCCAGGTCTTGGTGTAAAAGATGAAGAAACAGCGCATAAAGGAAAACGATACTTAATGGGCGAAACAGATTTTAAAGAAGAACTACGAGAACTTGGTGGTGTGTCTGATGAAATATTAGAAAACGAGGAATTGTACAGCTTTTTCAGTCCTCAAATCCGTGCAGATTTTGAAGTAATAGAGAAAGGACTTCCCTCTGAAAATATTGTTATACAATCGCCTGTATATGCCTTTATGGGAGCGGAAGAAAAGTGTAGTGATCGCATAGAAAATTGGAAACGATTTACAGCCAATCATTGCAATTGCGACGTGTGGGAAGGAAATCATTTTTTCATCAATGATCACCCAGAAGCATTAGTGCGAATATTAGAAAAGTCATTTGACCATTCAATCAACTAAAACAACAAAACATGTTAAAACTAAAGCCAAAAAATATCATCTACCTAATTTTGTATGCCTTGCCCAATACAATTTTAAGTTTTGCCATTATTTACATTATCAACAATGTAATGGCTGGAAATCCTATGTTTACTAGAACATACATGGGAATTGTATTTGTTGCGATCATCGTGTATACCTATTTGCTGAACATTATTTTTCAGAAACGGTTAAACCTCTACGCTTTTAATTTTCTCTATGAAAATGAAAAAAGAGTTTTCGGTCAAATCCTAAAAGCATCGCTAATTAAATTAGAAAAACTTGGTACACAGCGCTTTTTCACTGCTGTAGAAGACTTACGTACATTCTCGTTCTTACCATACACCGTTACGCATACAGTCAACTCCGTGTTAATGCTCGTACTCTGTTTGGTATACATGTTTACCCTTTCATTTTCGTCGGCATTAATTGTCATTGTGCTCATTGCGCTCGTGGCAGCGTGTTATTTTGTAGTAATGAATACGATGACGAAACAAGTAGCCATCTTGCGAGAATACAATGAAGATTATTATCAATATGTAAATGATGTCATGAATGGCTTTAAAGAATTGAAATTGAGCTTTTTCCGTCGAAATAGTTTAATGAACAACTTCTTAATTCCTAACAGAGACAAAGCAATGGATTTAGATTTCAGAATCAACTATGTCTTTCTTTCCATCAACTTAATAAGTCAATACGGATTGTACTTTGTGGTAGCAGTCATTCTATTTGTGTTGCCACAATACGGATTGCTGTCTAGTGAAGATGTTATAGCGTATGTGGTGATTATTCTTTTCATTTCTGGACCGATAAATAACCTCATCAATCTACAACAAATGTACACTCGATTCATGGTAGCGAATACGCGTGTTAAAAAGTTTATTAAAGACTTTGAAATTGTAGATGATGAAAAACAAGACACAGCACAAGAAGCAAACACATTCAATTCCTTACAATTTAATGACGTCGTATTTTCATATCCAAAAAATGAAAACCTAGAAGAAAAAACGAAACCTTTTGCCCTTGGACCTTTAAATGTGTCTATCAAAAAAGGCGAAGTCATCTTTGTAGTAGGCGGAAACGGTTCTGGAAAAAGTACATTTATCAATGCATTAACAGGTCTCTATTCCATATCTGACGGCGAAATTATAGTCAATGATTCCATCAGTGAAAAAAACAATAGAACATTACAAGACATGATTGCGGCGGTATTTACAAACAATCATATCTTTTCAAAAAACTATGATAATTTTGAGCTGGAAAACAACAAGAAGTATAGAAAACTTGTAGAAACTATGGAATTAGATCATATCATTGCAGATGATAAAGAAGCTTCCATTCGAAGACAATTCTCCAAAGGACAGAGCAAACGAGTTTCCTTAATACTTGCGTTACTAGAAGAAAAACCAGTACTCGTATTGGATGAATGGGCAGCAGATCAAGATCCTCACTTTCGTAAATATTTCTATGAAGTATTAATTCCAAAATTAAAAGCAGAAGGAAAAACAATCATTGCCGTAACGCATGACGATGCGTATTTTAATCATGCAGATCGTGTGATAAAATTTGATTATGGTAACATTATAAAAGACGTCAATATTCAAGCAAATAAAAGCAATTTGAGAGACATTTGGGTATAACCAAAAACACTTGAACATTTGCAAATCATTACACTCAAAGAGAGCGATTTTCGAATCACTTTTGTAAAACTTTTAAATTCATAATTCTCGCAGCATGTCAGAAATGATACAACTAACATTGCCACAGCAAGATGTGTATTTTGAACAACTATTGTTCCCAAACACACCTATCTATAACATAGGTGCAAAAATCAAAATAGAAGGAACTCTAGTTGTAAAAATAATGCAAGAAGCGTATCGTACGTTATTGCAACAGCACAATACGTACAGAAGCTGTGTAGATCATACAAACGACACCATTTCATTTGTAGAATTGGAAAGCTATGACGCTGTGTTAGAAGTGAAAGATTTCTCAAATGAAACACACGCAGATGCAAAAGCCAATACATTTATGCAAGCACGTTTTGTGCAACCTTTTGATCTGAAAACACGTGGATTGCTGCATAAATTCATTCTTATAAAAGTTGCTGAAGAAGTACACTATCTATTTTCGGTGTATCATCACATCATTACAGATGGTTGGGGAACGTCGCTAATGTTTCAGCGTTTGGTGACAAATTACAACGAACTTATTGCGCACGGAACTGTACTAACGTCATATCCATTTCATTACGATGCATTTGTAGAAGATGATGCACAATACCAACAATCAGAGGCTTACGAAAAAGATAAAGCGTACTGGAAATCAAGATTCAATAGCTTACCCGAAGCACTTTTTCCACTTAAAAAAGGAATACAACCACAACACAAAAGTCAGCGAAAAGCACTCATCATTAAACGTGAATTGTACACTAAACTGGAAGCAATAGGGAAGGCAAGTAGATGCAGTACATTTCATGTAATATTAGGATTGATGTATGTGTATTTTGGAAGAAAACAACGCAATCACGACTTCGCTATTGGATTGCCCGTGTTAAATAGAAGCAAGGCAATTTTCAAAAAAACAGTAGGATTGTTTATGGGCGTTTCTGCCTTGCGAATTCAACTAGAAAAAGAAGATACGTTTTCCTCTTTCTTAACAAAAATACGGCAACAACTACGACAAGACTTTCGCTATCAGCGTTTTCCATTAGGGAAATTGATTCAAGAATTGGAACTTTTTCATCAGAACAGTCGTTTGTTCGACATCACATTGTCATACGAAAAACAAAACTATGCAGATCACTTTGCAAACACCAAAACGTCTGTAATTCCATTAACGCATCAATCGGAACGTGTGCCTTTGGCAATTTACATCAGAGAATTTGATCCAAAAGAAGATGTGAAGATTGATTTTGATTACAACACATCGTATTTTGATGAAACATCCATCACACAAATTACCACACATTTTGAAAACTTACTGAACGCAGTCGTACAAAATCCAACACAAAAAATACATGCGTATTCCTATCTTTCAGCAAGTGAAGTGAAAGAAATAGTGCACACGTACAATCAAACCGCATTTACATATCCAACACAAAAAACGGTGTTAGATTACATTCACAAACACATTGAAAAGCAACCAGAAAAAATTGCGCTATACGATCAAAATCAAACATTTACATACAAAGAAATAGCAGAACTATCAGATACAATTGCCAAACAAATCATTGCAACAACTAGCGGAACTTCCAATAAACCTGTCGCTATTCTACTGCCACGCTCGGCAAAACTCATTGTATGTATGTTGGGAATACTAAAATCTAAAAGACCATTTATACCTTTAGATCCAAGCTTTCCAGAAGAACGTTTGGCATACATCATTTCGCACAGTGAAACAGATTTAATTGTCGGTGCTGCTAAAGAATTGCCATTGACGACAACTGTTGAAAAAATGGACTTTGCATCGTTAA harbors:
- a CDS encoding ATP-binding cassette domain-containing protein, with protein sequence MLKLKPKNIIYLILYALPNTILSFAIIYIINNVMAGNPMFTRTYMGIVFVAIIVYTYLLNIIFQKRLNLYAFNFLYENEKRVFGQILKASLIKLEKLGTQRFFTAVEDLRTFSFLPYTVTHTVNSVLMLVLCLVYMFTLSFSSALIVIVLIALVAACYFVVMNTMTKQVAILREYNEDYYQYVNDVMNGFKELKLSFFRRNSLMNNFLIPNRDKAMDLDFRINYVFLSINLISQYGLYFVVAVILFVLPQYGLLSSEDVIAYVVIILFISGPINNLINLQQMYTRFMVANTRVKKFIKDFEIVDDEKQDTAQEANTFNSLQFNDVVFSYPKNENLEEKTKPFALGPLNVSIKKGEVIFVVGGNGSGKSTFINALTGLYSISDGEIIVNDSISEKNNRTLQDMIAAVFTNNHIFSKNYDNFELENNKKYRKLVETMELDHIIADDKEASIRRQFSKGQSKRVSLILALLEEKPVLVLDEWAADQDPHFRKYFYEVLIPKLKAEGKTIIAVTHDDAYFNHADRVIKFDYGNIIKDVNIQANKSNLRDIWV
- a CDS encoding thioesterase II family protein codes for the protein MIYQKPQIFMLHFAGGNSYSFVFLKEKISNAFEVHALELPGRGKRFKEELIKNSEVAIDDYVQQIRSKRNNKPFIIYGHSMGATLGLFVAKKLERLLDIPSALVVTGNPGLGVKDEETAHKGKRYLMGETDFKEELRELGGVSDEILENEELYSFFSPQIRADFEVIEKGLPSENIVIQSPVYAFMGAEEKCSDRIENWKRFTANHCNCDVWEGNHFFINDHPEALVRILEKSFDHSIN